In Corylus avellana chromosome ca2, CavTom2PMs-1.0, the following proteins share a genomic window:
- the LOC132169792 gene encoding cyanidin 3-O-galactoside 2''-O-xylosyltransferase FGGT1-like, with protein MGDKSFHMVMYPWFAMGHLTSFLHISNKLAERGHRVSFFLTTKIQPKLEPFNLHKNFISFIPITLPHVDGFPPGAETTADVPFPLHSLLMTAIDLTEPAIEASLREFEPDFVFYDFTHWLPALVGRLGIKAIHYCTISPAAIGYLLSPERKLNEKTLMPTDLKAPLPSFPPSLIKLGAHETKQLTFVTVQEYGRGISFMERQEISIKDSDAISFKACREMEGPYCDYVERQFRKPVILAGPVVPEPPTSALDEKGAKWLDSFKEKTVIFCAFGSECILKKDQFQELALGFELTGMPFFTSLKPPMGTVETIESALPEGFEQRIKGKGVVHGDWVQQQLILRHSSVGCFVTHCGSGSLSEAMVTECQLVLLLHFRDQFINVRLVGNGRECSNLEKNQLNSALECMYIIYTKSV; from the coding sequence ATGGGTGACAAAAGCTTTCACATGGTGATGTACCCATGGTTTGCCATGGGCCACCTAACCTCATTCCTGCACATCTCCAACAAACTTGCTGAGAGAGGCCACAGAGTCTCTTTCTTCTTGACAACAAAAATTCAACCAAAGCTAGAGCCTTTCAATCTGCACAAAAACTTCATTTCATTCATCCCCATCACCCTTCCACATGTAGATGGCTTCCCTCCCGGTGCTGAAACAACCGCAGATGTTCCCTTCCCTTTGCATTCCCTCCTCATGACTGCCATAGACCTTACGGAACCAGCAATCGAAGCTTCTCTTAGAGAATTTGAACCGGATTTCGTATTCTATGATTTCACTCACTGGTTACCAGCATTGGTAGGCCGGCTAGGCATCAAGGCCATACATTATTGCACAATTAGTCCAGCAGCTATAGGGTATCTGCTAAGCCCAGAAAGAAAACTCAATGAGAAAACATTGATGCCGACCGATCTTAAGGCGCCTCTGCCGAGTTTCCCACCTTCATTGATCAAGCTAGGTGCCCATGAAACCAAACAACTTACCTTTGTAACAGTGCAAGAGTATGGCAGAGGCATATCATTCATGGAACGTCAAGAGATCTCTATAAAAGATTCTGATGCCATTAGTTTCAAAGCTTGTAGGGAGATGGAAGGGCCTTACTGTGACTATGTTGAAAGACAATTTAGAAAGCCTGTGATTCTTGCAGGGCCAGTAGTGCCAGAGCCACCAACTTCAGCATTAGATGAGAAAGGGGCAAAGTGGCTGGACAGTTTCAAGGAAAAAACTGTGATATTTTGTGCATTTGGAAGCGAATGCATTCTAAAGAAGGATCAGTTTCAAGAACTGGCTCTGGGTTTTGAGCTAACAGGCATGCCTTTTTTCACTTCTCTAAAACCACCAATGGGTACTGTAGAAACAATTGAATCTGCATTGCCAGAAGGGTTTGAACAGAGGATAAAGGGAAAAGGGGTTGTTCATGGGGATTGGGTTCAGCAGCAATTGATTCTGAGGCACTCCTCTGTGGGGTGCTTCGTGACACATTGCGGTTCAGGTTCTTTGTCTGAAGCGATGGTGACTGAGTGCCAATTGGTGCTGCTGCTACACTTTAGGGATCAATTTATCAATGTGAGACTTGTTGGAAATGGAAGAGAATGCTCAAACTTGGAGAAAAATCAACTTAACTCCGCATTAGAATGCATGTACATTATATATACTAAGTCAGTTTGA